One part of the Zymomonas mobilis subsp. pomaceae ATCC 29192 genome encodes these proteins:
- a CDS encoding isochorismatase family protein: MTVTTLDPKTALILIDLQKGILSYPTVHPTEEVVKRSRALAEAFRRHNLPVVLVNVAGVSPVRTEQSFKQDPLPEGWTELTPELNGQPSDYRVTKYTWGAFTHTDLEAYLRKYGITQVVIAGVATSFGVESTARSAYELGFNITLAIDAMTDMTLEAHNNSLTRIFPRLGETGQTTEIIALLDKRLKQA; encoded by the coding sequence ATGACAGTAACAACCCTTGATCCTAAAACAGCGCTTATTCTTATTGATCTTCAAAAAGGCATTCTTTCCTATCCTACTGTGCATCCGACAGAAGAAGTCGTTAAGCGTTCTCGCGCTTTGGCCGAGGCCTTCCGCCGTCACAACCTTCCCGTTGTCCTTGTTAATGTCGCAGGTGTTTCGCCCGTTCGAACGGAGCAGTCTTTTAAGCAAGATCCATTACCTGAAGGTTGGACAGAATTAACGCCCGAGCTCAATGGGCAGCCTAGTGACTACAGAGTGACTAAATATACATGGGGTGCCTTCACTCATACAGATTTGGAAGCTTATCTTAGAAAATATGGGATTACCCAAGTAGTGATTGCAGGGGTTGCAACCAGTTTTGGTGTCGAATCCACAGCGCGTTCCGCCTATGAATTAGGTTTTAATATTACCCTAGCGATTGATGCGATGACAGATATGACGTTAGAGGCGCATAACAATAGTCTTACGCGGATATTTCCAAGACTAGGGGAAACAGGCCAGACGACAGAAATAATCGCTTTGCTCGACAAGAGACTGAAACAAGCGTGA
- the rnhA gene encoding ribonuclease HI produces the protein MSEINEDRPFVMIATDGACKGNPGPGGWGALLRCKGHEKELSGGENPTTNNRMELQAVIEALACLKRPCRIELSIDSKYVMDGLTRWIHGWQKNGWKTAAKKPVKNAELWKQLLEATKDHEIKWKWVKGHAGHPDNERADQLASDAAIAMKI, from the coding sequence ATGTCAGAAATCAACGAAGATCGCCCTTTTGTTATGATCGCAACAGATGGCGCTTGTAAAGGAAACCCCGGCCCGGGTGGCTGGGGGGCGCTATTACGGTGTAAAGGCCATGAAAAAGAGCTTTCAGGCGGTGAAAATCCTACAACCAATAATCGTATGGAATTGCAAGCTGTCATCGAAGCCCTAGCTTGTCTGAAACGGCCTTGTAGGATAGAATTATCCATCGATAGCAAATATGTGATGGATGGCCTGACACGCTGGATTCATGGCTGGCAAAAGAACGGTTGGAAAACTGCGGCCAAAAAGCCAGTCAAAAATGCTGAACTGTGGAAACAATTACTGGAAGCCACAAAAGACCACGAAATCAAATGGAAATGGGTTAAAGGTCACGCTGGTCATCCTGACAATGAACGCGCGGATCAACTTGCCAGCGATGCAGCGATAGCTATGAAAATTTAA